One Cellulomonas sp. NS3 genomic region harbors:
- a CDS encoding glutamyl-tRNA reductase, which translates to MLLSLIASHHDLDLSVLERLSADTHAVGREIVAGCPAVSGAVVLATCNRFELYLDVDDAEALDHARSGAARVVAARSGYAPERVAGQVHAATGAEVAEHLFSVASGLESMVVGEREIAGQVRRALTAARRDGTTTSALEALFQAASRASRAVGATTGLGAAGRSVVSVALDLVEDGLPAWPDVRCVLIGTGSYAGASLAALKARGCGEVRVYSASGRARAFATARGVRAVTSQDLHDELADVDLVVACSGAAGAVLEVEALAAARAGVDRPLAVVDLALRHDVDPGVGDLPGVRLVSLTTVAEYAPDEHSAPVEAARAIVERTAAEFDAERRVREWNPAVVAERRRVLGGLDQALVDGAEQAEAMAAAWALARAAVRLDARSRSVAAVERADVSDPAVVSDPAVVPDPADASHPAYPAAGTVTDDGEPDVAPYVAVALDERAARSLRRRTRAALHGPTVRAREAARAGDEVAYRAALAELAAIPVPDVSGVFRPQVASA; encoded by the coding sequence GTGCTGCTGTCATTGATCGCCAGCCACCACGACCTCGACCTCTCGGTGCTGGAACGGCTCTCAGCCGACACGCATGCGGTCGGACGCGAGATCGTGGCCGGCTGCCCCGCCGTGTCCGGTGCCGTCGTGCTCGCGACGTGCAACCGGTTCGAGCTGTACCTCGACGTCGACGACGCCGAGGCGCTCGACCACGCCCGGTCCGGTGCGGCGCGGGTCGTGGCGGCCCGCTCCGGCTACGCGCCCGAGCGCGTCGCGGGCCAGGTCCACGCCGCCACGGGCGCCGAGGTCGCCGAGCACCTGTTCTCCGTCGCGTCCGGCCTCGAGTCGATGGTCGTGGGGGAGCGCGAGATCGCCGGTCAGGTCCGCCGTGCGCTCACGGCGGCCCGGCGCGACGGCACCACGACCTCGGCGCTCGAGGCCCTCTTCCAGGCGGCCTCCCGCGCCTCCCGGGCGGTCGGTGCGACCACCGGGCTCGGCGCCGCCGGGCGGTCGGTCGTCTCGGTCGCGCTCGACCTCGTCGAGGACGGCCTGCCGGCCTGGCCCGACGTCCGGTGCGTGCTCATCGGCACCGGCTCCTACGCCGGCGCGAGCCTCGCCGCCCTCAAGGCGCGCGGGTGCGGCGAGGTCCGCGTGTACTCGGCGAGCGGCCGGGCACGCGCGTTCGCGACCGCCCGCGGCGTGCGCGCGGTGACGAGCCAGGACCTGCACGACGAGCTCGCGGACGTCGACCTCGTCGTCGCGTGCAGCGGCGCGGCCGGGGCGGTCCTCGAGGTCGAGGCGCTCGCCGCCGCGCGGGCGGGCGTCGACCGTCCGCTCGCCGTCGTCGACCTCGCGCTGCGGCACGACGTCGACCCCGGCGTGGGCGACCTGCCGGGCGTCCGCCTCGTGAGCCTGACCACCGTCGCCGAGTACGCGCCCGACGAGCACTCCGCCCCGGTCGAGGCCGCGCGCGCGATCGTCGAGCGGACCGCCGCGGAGTTCGATGCCGAGCGGCGCGTGCGCGAGTGGAACCCCGCGGTCGTCGCGGAGCGCCGGCGCGTGCTCGGCGGGCTCGACCAGGCGCTCGTGGACGGCGCCGAGCAGGCCGAGGCGATGGCGGCGGCGTGGGCCCTGGCCCGGGCGGCGGTCCGGCTCGACGCGCGGTCGCGGTCGGTCGCCGCGGTGGAGCGGGCGGACGTGTCGGACCCTGCGGTGGTGTCGGACCCTGCGGTGGTGCCGGACCCGGCGGACGCCTCGCACCCGGCGTACCCGGCGGCCGGGACGGTGACCGACGACGGCGAGCCCGACGTCGCGCCCTACGTGGCGGTCGCCCTCGACGAGCGGGCCGCGCGCTCGCTGCGCCGGCGGACCCGCGCCGCGCTGCACGGGCCGACCGTCCGCGCGCGCGAGGCCGCACGTGCGGGGGACGAGGTGGCGTACCGGGCGGCGCTCGCCGAGCTCGCCGCGATCCCGGTGCCGGACGTGTCGGGGGTCTTCCGCCCGCAGGTGGCGTCGGCCTGA
- the purB gene encoding adenylosuccinate lyase: protein MPADASTPHARTSLAEVQPPIALGPLDGRYRAAVAPLVDHLSEAALNRERVHVEVEWLVHLATQQVLPGAPAPSDADIAYLRAVVTDFGAADVKELAAIERVTVHDVKAVEYFLKERIAAAPSVLGEGTVLPALSELVHFGCTSEDVNNLSYALMVRGAVQRVWLPAARALVDQLTALAREHAEVPLLALTHGQPATPTTLGKELAVLAHRLRRQLRRIEGAEFLGKLNGATGTFGAHVVAVPGADWPEVSRTFVEHLGLTWNPLTTQIESHDWQAELYSDLARFNRVLHNLATDVWTYISNGVFVQIPVAGATGSSTMPHKVNPIRFENAEANLELSSALLDTLASTLVTSRLQRDLTDSTTQRNIGPAFGHSLLAIDNVRRGLGGLAVDRERLERELDANWEVLGEPVQSAMRAAAVAGVAGMENPYERLKDLTRGRRLTAEDMRTFVAGLGLPDDVAARLAALTPATYTGLAAQLVTYLDD from the coding sequence ATGCCCGCTGACGCCTCGACGCCTCACGCCCGGACCTCGCTCGCCGAGGTGCAGCCGCCGATCGCGCTCGGCCCGCTCGACGGCCGGTACCGCGCGGCGGTCGCCCCGCTCGTCGACCACCTGTCCGAGGCGGCGCTCAACCGCGAGCGGGTGCACGTGGAGGTCGAGTGGCTCGTGCACCTCGCGACGCAGCAGGTCCTGCCCGGTGCCCCGGCGCCGTCGGACGCGGACATCGCGTACCTCCGCGCGGTCGTCACGGACTTCGGCGCCGCGGACGTCAAGGAGCTCGCCGCCATCGAGCGCGTGACGGTCCACGACGTCAAGGCCGTCGAGTACTTCCTCAAGGAGCGCATCGCCGCGGCACCGTCGGTGCTCGGCGAGGGCACGGTCCTGCCGGCGCTGAGCGAGCTCGTGCACTTCGGATGCACGAGCGAGGACGTCAACAACCTCAGCTACGCCCTCATGGTCCGCGGCGCCGTCCAGCGCGTCTGGCTGCCCGCCGCCCGCGCGCTCGTCGACCAGCTCACCGCCCTGGCGCGCGAGCACGCCGAGGTCCCGCTCCTCGCGCTCACGCACGGCCAGCCCGCGACGCCGACGACGCTCGGCAAGGAGCTCGCCGTCCTCGCGCACCGCCTCCGCCGCCAGCTCCGCCGCATCGAGGGCGCCGAGTTCCTGGGCAAGCTCAACGGCGCGACGGGCACGTTCGGCGCGCACGTCGTCGCCGTCCCCGGCGCGGACTGGCCCGAGGTGAGCCGCACGTTCGTCGAGCACCTGGGCCTCACCTGGAACCCGCTGACGACGCAGATCGAGTCGCACGACTGGCAGGCCGAGCTGTACAGCGACCTCGCGCGGTTCAACCGCGTGCTGCACAACCTCGCGACCGACGTCTGGACGTACATCTCGAACGGGGTCTTCGTGCAGATCCCCGTGGCCGGGGCGACCGGGTCCTCCACGATGCCGCACAAGGTCAACCCGATCCGCTTCGAGAACGCCGAGGCCAACCTCGAGCTGTCGAGCGCGCTGCTCGACACGCTCGCCTCGACGCTCGTGACGTCGCGGCTGCAGCGCGACCTCACCGACTCCACGACGCAGCGCAACATCGGCCCGGCGTTCGGGCACTCGCTGCTCGCGATCGACAACGTGCGCCGCGGCCTCGGCGGCCTCGCGGTGGACCGGGAGCGCCTCGAGCGCGAGCTCGACGCCAACTGGGAGGTGCTGGGCGAGCCGGTGCAGTCCGCGATGCGGGCCGCGGCGGTCGCCGGGGTCGCCGGGATGGAGAACCCGTACGAGCGCCTCAAGGACCTCACGCGGGGTCGCCGGCTCACCGCGGAGGACATGCGGACCTTCGTCGCGGGCCTCGGGCTGCCCGACGACGTCGCCGCGCGCCTCGCCGCCCTCACCCCGGCGACCTACACCGGCCTGGCCGCGCAGCTCGTCACCTACCTGGACGACTGA
- a CDS encoding protoporphyrinogen/coproporphyrinogen oxidase: MRRDGSAGTGHGDVAGEPGAVTGPRPAAAHAADDGSGAPPPTWGAVVVGGGVAGLVAARELARAGVAVLVLERGPAPGGAVGAHEVAGLVLDTGAESFATRGGTVAELAAELGLTSRVVLPEPLGAWVQLPGLAGPLPRAGHLGIPADPWAEDVRRTIGRAGALRASLDRVLPAWWAPRGDAATLGALVRARFGRRVLDRLVRPVVAGVMAADPDDLAADSASPGLRAALAREGSLGGAVRRLRALAPAGSAVASFDGGMHVLVDALVAEVVAHGGVVRTGADVTAVRRAGAGGDGPTGADAHGQDPPVAQRRAAGSGAAATDDASDAGKTTGAGSGGTCFEVALRGEPPVSTARLVLATPAGPELLAAGLAPELAGHRPDAGADVVLATLVLDAPELDAAPRGTGVLVTPDVPGVRAKALTHASAKWVWVARAAGPGRHVVRLSYGVADRTTGPLADDPRDLDPAALAALALRDASTLLGVPLRPEQVRGTARVAWSQSLPRPSAAHRDVVARVRTAVEGLPGVAVCGAWVAGNGLASVVPDARRAARSLLGNGITEKA, from the coding sequence GTGCGGCGCGACGGGTCGGCGGGGACCGGGCACGGGGACGTCGCCGGTGAGCCCGGGGCGGTCACCGGCCCGCGTCCCGCCGCCGCGCACGCAGCCGACGACGGCTCCGGGGCGCCTCCCCCGACCTGGGGCGCCGTCGTCGTCGGCGGGGGCGTGGCGGGGCTGGTCGCCGCACGTGAGCTCGCGCGCGCCGGGGTCGCGGTGCTGGTCCTGGAGCGAGGGCCGGCACCCGGCGGCGCGGTGGGCGCGCACGAGGTCGCGGGGCTCGTGCTCGACACCGGCGCCGAGTCGTTCGCGACGCGCGGCGGGACGGTCGCCGAGCTCGCCGCCGAGCTCGGGCTGACGTCGCGCGTCGTCCTCCCGGAGCCGCTCGGTGCGTGGGTGCAGCTCCCGGGGCTCGCCGGCCCGCTGCCGCGTGCGGGGCACCTCGGCATCCCGGCCGACCCGTGGGCCGAGGACGTGCGCCGCACGATCGGGCGGGCGGGCGCCCTGCGGGCGAGCCTCGACCGGGTCCTGCCCGCCTGGTGGGCGCCCCGGGGCGACGCCGCCACCCTCGGCGCCCTCGTGCGGGCGCGGTTCGGGCGGCGCGTGCTCGACCGCCTCGTGCGCCCCGTCGTCGCCGGCGTCATGGCGGCCGACCCCGACGACCTCGCGGCCGACTCCGCGTCGCCCGGGCTGCGTGCGGCCCTCGCCCGCGAGGGGTCGCTCGGGGGCGCGGTGCGGCGGCTGCGCGCCCTGGCACCGGCCGGGTCGGCGGTCGCGTCGTTCGACGGCGGCATGCACGTGCTCGTCGACGCGCTCGTCGCGGAGGTCGTCGCGCACGGTGGGGTCGTGCGGACGGGGGCGGACGTGACGGCGGTGCGGCGGGCCGGCGCGGGGGGCGACGGGCCCACCGGCGCCGACGCGCACGGCCAGGACCCGCCGGTCGCGCAGCGACGCGCGGCCGGCTCCGGCGCAGCCGCCACGGACGACGCCTCCGACGCCGGAAAGACCACGGGTGCCGGCTCCGGGGGGACCTGCTTCGAGGTCGCGCTCCGCGGGGAGCCGCCGGTGAGCACCGCCCGGCTCGTGCTCGCGACGCCCGCCGGCCCCGAGCTGCTCGCAGCCGGCCTGGCGCCGGAGCTCGCGGGCCACCGGCCGGACGCGGGCGCCGACGTGGTGCTCGCGACGCTCGTGCTGGACGCCCCGGAGCTCGACGCCGCGCCGCGCGGCACGGGCGTGCTGGTGACGCCCGACGTGCCCGGTGTGCGCGCGAAGGCGCTCACGCACGCGTCCGCGAAGTGGGTGTGGGTCGCGCGCGCGGCGGGTCCCGGGCGCCACGTCGTGCGGCTGTCCTACGGGGTCGCCGACCGCACAACCGGGCCCCTGGCCGACGACCCCCGTGATCTCGACCCCGCCGCGCTCGCCGCCCTCGCGCTGCGCGACGCCTCGACGCTGCTCGGGGTGCCGCTGCGACCCGAGCAGGTGCGGGGCACGGCCCGGGTCGCGTGGTCGCAGTCGTTGCCGCGGCCGAGCGCGGCGCACCGGGACGTCGTCGCGCGCGTCCGGACCGCCGTCGAGGGCCTGCCGGGGGTCGCGGTGTGCGGGGCGTGGGTCGCCGGGAACGGGCTGGCGTCGGTCGTGCCGGACGCCCGGCGCGCCGCGCGGTCGCTGCTGGGGAATGGGATCACCGAAAAGGCGTGA
- a CDS encoding DUF4129 domain-containing protein, whose product MGTPPMPSSGRAARRVAPVVVLVVGVVLAAAAAGPWTVTGRPTAWELVPLPEPPPERPLPTTPPLDLQPGALPSGLVSATGRVVAVLGVLALLVVLALLVRRALAALARRGAVPEGAAPATAAVDLVEGVTVPQLREGVAAAGRRLDEDVPPGDAVVAAWVALEQAAATTGIVRERSTTATELTVEVLGTTRADPAATRTLLDLYLAARFSAHPVTAADVAAARRCLDVLADGLAHGARQGLRRGSGDDGAGTGHDEAGSRHDDARAERGGAPTGTATGRDPGVPA is encoded by the coding sequence ATGGGGACGCCGCCGATGCCGTCGTCCGGGCGCGCCGCCCGCCGCGTCGCTCCCGTCGTGGTGCTCGTCGTCGGCGTGGTGCTCGCCGCAGCCGCCGCCGGGCCCTGGACCGTGACCGGCCGGCCCACGGCGTGGGAGCTGGTCCCGCTGCCCGAGCCGCCGCCCGAGCGGCCGCTCCCGACGACGCCGCCGCTCGACCTCCAGCCCGGAGCCCTCCCGTCGGGGCTCGTGAGCGCGACCGGGCGGGTGGTCGCCGTCCTCGGGGTGCTCGCGCTGCTCGTGGTGCTGGCGCTGCTCGTGCGGCGTGCGCTCGCGGCCCTCGCGCGCCGGGGTGCGGTGCCCGAGGGTGCCGCACCGGCGACCGCTGCGGTGGACCTCGTCGAGGGCGTGACCGTGCCGCAGCTGCGCGAGGGGGTCGCGGCCGCCGGCCGCCGGCTCGACGAGGACGTGCCGCCGGGGGACGCGGTCGTCGCCGCGTGGGTCGCGCTCGAGCAGGCAGCCGCCACGACCGGCATCGTGCGCGAGCGCTCGACGACCGCCACGGAGCTCACGGTCGAGGTGCTCGGCACCACGCGGGCCGACCCCGCCGCGACCCGCACGCTGCTCGACCTCTACCTCGCCGCGCGGTTCAGCGCGCACCCGGTGACGGCGGCGGACGTCGCGGCGGCGCGGCGCTGCCTCGACGTGCTCGCCGACGGGCTCGCGCACGGCGCGCGGCAGGGGCTGCGGCGCGGCAGCGGGGACGACGGGGCCGGGACGGGGCACGACGAGGCCGGCTCACGGCACGACGATGCTCGTGCCGAGCGCGGTGGGGCCCCGACCGGGACGGCGACCGGGCGCGACCCCGGGGTGCCGGCATGA
- the hemE gene encoding uroporphyrinogen decarboxylase: MTLPSTHPLVDGRTTNSALVSAFSGRRPERLPVWFMRQAGRSLPEYLRVREGVAMLDACLRPELASEITLQPVRRHGVDAGIFFSDIVVPLRLAGVDVDIEPGVGPVLGSPVRTADDVARLRDAGPLTAEALAPVSEGVALTVAELGSTPLIGFAGAPFTLAAYLVEGRPSRDHLGARTLMHADPDTWRQLTEWAADVTGAFLRAQVLAGASAAQLFDSWAGSLSLADYTQHAAPSSARALAYVGGLGVRTVHFGTGTGELLAAMRDVGADVVGVDYRVPLDEANRRLGGRTPLQGNIDPALLGAPWPVLEAHVRDVVARGSVAPAHVVNLGHGVPPETDPDVLTRVVELVHSL; encoded by the coding sequence GTGACTCTCCCCTCGACACACCCGCTCGTGGACGGCCGCACCACGAATTCCGCGCTCGTGAGCGCATTCTCCGGTCGCCGCCCCGAGCGGCTGCCGGTGTGGTTCATGCGGCAGGCCGGCCGGTCCCTGCCCGAGTACCTGCGGGTCCGGGAGGGCGTCGCGATGCTCGACGCGTGCCTGCGGCCCGAGCTGGCCTCGGAGATCACCCTGCAGCCGGTCCGGCGGCACGGCGTCGACGCGGGCATCTTCTTCTCGGACATCGTGGTGCCGCTGCGCCTCGCGGGGGTCGACGTCGACATCGAGCCCGGCGTCGGGCCCGTGCTCGGCTCGCCGGTGCGGACCGCCGACGACGTCGCCCGGCTGCGCGACGCCGGTCCGCTGACCGCCGAGGCGCTCGCGCCCGTGAGCGAGGGCGTGGCGCTGACGGTCGCCGAGCTCGGGTCGACGCCGCTCATCGGCTTCGCGGGCGCGCCGTTCACGCTCGCCGCCTACCTCGTCGAGGGCCGCCCGTCGCGGGACCACCTCGGCGCGCGCACGCTCATGCACGCGGACCCCGACACGTGGCGCCAGCTCACCGAGTGGGCCGCGGACGTCACGGGGGCGTTCCTGCGGGCCCAGGTTCTCGCCGGGGCCAGCGCCGCGCAGCTCTTCGACTCGTGGGCGGGATCGCTCTCGCTCGCCGACTACACCCAGCACGCCGCGCCGTCGTCGGCCCGCGCGCTCGCGTACGTCGGTGGGCTCGGCGTACGGACCGTGCACTTCGGGACCGGGACGGGCGAGCTGCTCGCGGCGATGCGGGACGTCGGCGCGGACGTCGTCGGCGTCGACTACCGGGTCCCGCTCGACGAGGCCAACCGCCGGCTCGGCGGGCGCACGCCGCTGCAGGGCAACATCGACCCCGCGCTGCTCGGCGCGCCGTGGCCGGTGCTCGAGGCGCACGTGCGGGACGTCGTCGCCCGCGGGTCCGTCGCGCCCGCGCACGTCGTCAACCTCGGCCACGGCGTGCCGCCCGAGACGGACCCGGACGTGCTGACCCGGGTCGTCGAGCTCGTGCACTCCCTCTGA
- a CDS encoding AAA family ATPase, with amino-acid sequence MTTPAPLSVTEVAERSDAVLAEVRTVVVGMQDALRTALAAVLAGGHVLFEDVPGLGKTLAARSLASALGLDFRRVQCTPDLLPSDITGSSVFDPATASFAFRPGPVFAGLLLADEINRTAPKTQSALLEAMAERQVTVDGETHRLPEPFHVMATSNPVEYEGTYPLPEAQLDRFMVRLAVGYPGRDAETDVLLRRLDRRHEAAPVRTVVDAPTLLAMQAGVEAVPVDADVVRYCVDLAAATREHPAVEVGASPRGSQALLLVARALAVLSGRDFVAPEDVKAVAVPALAHRLTLTPQTWAAGVQPQDVVRELLERVAGPTTARAGAVRAGAGAA; translated from the coding sequence ATGACCACGCCCGCCCCGCTGTCCGTCACCGAGGTCGCCGAGCGCAGCGACGCCGTCCTCGCGGAGGTCCGGACCGTCGTCGTCGGCATGCAGGACGCGCTGCGCACCGCGCTCGCGGCCGTGCTCGCGGGCGGCCACGTGCTCTTCGAGGACGTGCCCGGGCTCGGCAAGACCCTCGCGGCGCGCAGCCTCGCGAGCGCGCTCGGCCTCGACTTCCGGCGCGTGCAGTGCACCCCGGACCTGCTCCCGTCCGACATCACCGGGTCCAGCGTGTTCGACCCCGCGACCGCGTCGTTCGCGTTCCGGCCCGGGCCGGTGTTCGCGGGGCTGCTGCTCGCCGACGAGATCAACCGCACCGCACCCAAGACGCAGTCGGCGCTGCTCGAGGCGATGGCCGAGCGGCAGGTCACCGTCGACGGCGAGACGCACCGGCTGCCCGAGCCGTTCCACGTCATGGCGACGTCGAACCCGGTGGAGTACGAGGGCACGTACCCGCTGCCCGAGGCGCAGCTCGACCGGTTCATGGTGCGCCTCGCGGTCGGCTACCCCGGGCGCGACGCCGAGACCGACGTGCTGCTGCGCCGGCTCGACCGCCGCCACGAGGCCGCGCCGGTCCGCACGGTCGTCGACGCCCCGACGCTGCTCGCGATGCAGGCCGGCGTCGAGGCCGTCCCGGTCGACGCGGACGTGGTGCGCTACTGCGTCGACCTCGCCGCAGCGACTCGCGAGCACCCCGCGGTGGAGGTCGGGGCGTCGCCGCGCGGGTCGCAGGCGCTGCTGCTCGTCGCGCGCGCGCTCGCGGTGCTGTCCGGCCGGGACTTCGTCGCGCCCGAGGACGTCAAGGCCGTCGCGGTGCCCGCGCTCGCGCACCGGCTGACCCTCACACCGCAGACGTGGGCCGCCGGCGTCCAGCCGCAGGACGTCGTGCGGGAGCTGCTCGAGCGGGTCGCGGGCCCGACGACGGCACGCGCGGGGGCGGTGCGCGCGGGTGCGGGGGCGGCGTGA